The Ziziphus jujuba cultivar Dongzao chromosome 5, ASM3175591v1 genome segment atactaaatattgtaactaaccgCAGACATTtcatattgttttgataacatatcattccgtcttcagtttttggttcagttgtttgtatgtttcttactattgcatggatgatattactgcccaatggtaatgaccaatgcatcatcggtaattgacatttgtacaccgtcgtaaaagactcacaacaattccatccggcaacttcaatcatgtgtgttccaaccgataacatgctaaatgtagcattattaatgataaattctggcaaagtaagtgatcaaacggcattaaaaaatgaaaacgttcaatttgtttttgattcaaaaattaccgaagatttcatcagtaattatcgaaaccctatggcaatcacattttaccaatgttttggcccccacaagtcccctaaggtgtgttgaatgcaaaaaaatgaaaaatatggattctaaaattatcctaaggagagaaaattccaaaattgcttaaaaaattctcaaattttctaaaacaataggatgactgttcaccctcggtaattcccgaggaaatcgtcggtaaccaacaaatactctctggaaaaattaccgacggtttcgtcggtaattcccgagggtgtacagttcataacattttaccaattttttgggccccacaaatcccataacgtgtgttgaatgcaaaaacatggcaaatagggattctaaaattatgctaagtagagaaaatcccaaaatttcataaaagtgtatcaaattttgcaaaacatttggatgactgttcaccctcggtaattcccgaggaaatcgtcggtaaccaacacataccctctggaaaaattaccgacggtttcgtcggtaattaccgagggtgtacagtcaatcacattttaccaatttttttgggccccacaagtcccataacgtgtgttgaatgcaaaaaaatgaaaaatatggattctaaaattatcctaaggagagaaaatcccaaaatagcttaaaaagttctcaaattttgcaaaaaaattggatgactgtattccctcggtaattcccaaggaaatcgtcggtaaccaacacataccctctggaaaaagtaccgacggtttcgtcggtaattactgagggtgtacagtccatcacattttacatgttttttgggccccaaaagtcccataacgtgtgttgaatgcaaaaacatgcaaaatagggattctaaaattatgctaaggagagaaaatcccaaaatttcataaacgtgtctcaaattttacaaaaaaattggatgactgtaccccctcggtaattcccgaggaaaccgtcggtaaccaaccacataccctctggaaaaattaccgacggtttcgtcggtatataccgagggtgaacagtcatcatattgttttgcaaaatttgagacacgtttaggaaattttgggattttctctccttagcataattttagaatccctattttgcatgtttttgcattcaacacacgttatgggacttgtggggcccaaaaaacttgtaaaatgtgatggactgtacatcctcggtaattaccgacgaaacagtcggtaatttttccagagggtatgtgttggttatcgacgatttcctcgggaattaccgagggtgaacagtcatccaatgtttttgcaaaatttgatacacttttatgaaattttgggattttctctacttagtataattttagaatccctatttgccatgtttttgcattcaacacacgttatgggacttgtggggcccaaaaaattggtaaaatgttatggactgtacaccctcggaaATTATcgacgaaatcgtcggtaatttttccagagggtatttgttggttaccgacaatttcctcgggaattaccaagggtgaacagtcatccaatttttttgcaaaatttgatacacttttatgaaattttgggattttctctccttagtataattttaaaatccctattttgcatgtttttgcattcaacacacgttatgggacttgtggggcccaaaaaattggtaaaatgttatggactgtataccctcgggaattaccaacgaaaccgtcggtaatgtttccagagggtatgtgttggttaccgacgatttcctcgggaattaccgaaggtgaacagtcatctaaattttttacaaaatttgatacacttttatgaaattttgggattttctctccttagcataattttagaatccctatttgccatgtttttgcattcaacatacgttatgggacttgtggggcgcaaaaaattgataaaatgttatggactgtacaccctcgggaattactgacgaaaccgtcggtaatttttccagagggtatttgttggttaccgacgatttcctcgggaattaccgagggtgaacagtcatccaaatttttcgtaaaatttgatacacttttataaaattttgggattttctctacttagcataattttagaatccctatttgccatgtttttgcattcaacacacgttatgggacttgtggggcccaaaaaattggtaaaatgttatggactgtacaccctcgggaattaccgacgaaaccgttggTAATTGTTCtagagggtatttgttggttaccgacgatttccttgggaattaccgagggtgaacagtcatccaatttttttgcaaaatttgagacacttttatgaaattttgggattttcgtgtatttgtgtgttcgtgtaaagccgtttgtttggttttttgtatttgtgtgttcgtgtaaagacgtttagaaaaagttgatttttgtttggtttaaaatataataggatatgtatgtaatttttttttgtttgaaggttacaatggatattgaggggtagaacaaaaaagatataagtgagggggcaaaaatcattaacctcggtcctatgagggtattgggccaaattcccctttatATTGTGTTTAATAATTAAGGTCCGGCCCATTGttaaaattgaattatattaaatgtggTTTTGGTTTCATTAAATAAGTTGAATTATATTTGCaatgaattgtatatatataatatatgcgaTTATCAAAAGTCAAAACTTGTTTAACCAGTTAACAACAGCGGCGCATTTTATTTTTGAGAGATAGCAACGAATGGATAGTAGCATGagtcatgaaaaataaaacttatatataatcaattatcatGTGCGTAATATCAAAGTATGATAAcgatagataataaaaataaaatatcaatatctaaGTGTTGGATTGTAAGTATTATCAAAATAtagctcttcttttttttttttctttttttttctttttttttttaatattttggaaagttatctatgtgattttaaaagagttaattgtaatttagtattctttaatttggaaaaaacaaatgtaTTTTGGATCTTCAATTTAAGATATTGTAATTGAAGCCTTCAAATTTCAATTGGTATATTTTAGTACAATCAAAATTTTTGGCAAATGACAATTAATTAGAGAGTAATAAAATgcaaatttatgaaattggaagataaattacaacaaattaaaactaaaacccCTAAGTTGCAACAAAGTTGATcaaattgaattattaaaaattggtAAAGGGGATGGAATTGTTAACCAtctttagtaaaaaaataaataaataaataaataaatacaacaaaattttcaattacaatattttaaatttgaaaactcaAAATGCAATAGAAGATACTGAATTACATTTAACAAGGAGTTTAAAATATTTGCTAATTATTTCTCGTTGCAACTGAGatggaaaatttatttatttatttattttgtaatattgaaACTGAGATTGAATGGATATGCACAAAGTGTGCTAAATTTAAGAGTCTGTTTTATAACTTCATAAACATCTTACAAACATTTCCTTCAACATGAAAATATCATAAAGGTGCATAACTAATACTATACACAATGCTTAAAACTCCATAACCGTTCATTACACAATTGTTTCCCCTCCTGAGACACGAAGGGTGGTAAACTTTATTCTCgtttatatagatatacacaCACGCCACAAAACTTCATTctcgtttatatatatatatatatatacgagcCACAAAACTTTATTCTCGTTTATATAGATACATACACACACCACAAAAAAGCTATATTTAGATTGCATCCgtagtatatatatgtttgaaacCTTTTAGTCTTCCATGCGGATGAGGCATCTGATAGACTTCCCTTGCGCCATAAGCTCGAATGATTTGTTAATATCCGAGAAAGATACAGAATGAGTTATAAATTTTTCGAGTTCCAATTCCTGCAATATCGCATCAAAATGAAATTCACAATTAGTTCTCATAAATAAATCAGCTAAGAAACCAACAAATCACTTAACCATAAAGACTACCAAATATAGGGGAAAGAAAAACATTTACCTTGTTCATATACCTCTCCACAACATGAGGGATATCACTACGCGGTTTAAAGTTCCCATAGAAAGTTCCCTTGAGAGTCCTTTCCGTTAAGAACTTTAATGGATGTGTTTTGAATACAGCATCATTAGTTGGCACACCAACTAGAACTGCAACACCCCAACCCTGtgaaaaattcaccaaaaattttcaattttcactttccaaagacaaaaaagatagaatattttattatcttgtAGAGCAGTAAAAGATATTGGTGAATATACATCATGAACACATTCAAAAGCAGAAATCATGGCCTGGACACTTCCTGTACATTCCACAGCTCGGTCTACTCCTCCATCAGTCATCTCAGCAATCaccttttaaaattgaataaaaaaaattcaaatgttCGTTAGTCTTTTGTTGAACCAATATCACAGACAATGTGTATCTCAACTAGCTAGCGCTGTTTcatgaaacaaaaatacagcTCAAGTGGAAGAACCCACCTCTTGAATAGGTTTATCATAATCCTTTGGATTCAAAAATTCAGTCACACCGAACTTCTTGGCTGTCAAAAAGAATTAAGTATATAAGggtcatttaatttatataaacttattttatatgtaaaacaAGAGCAGAGGATATGTACTTTAATATGCTGAAACATGTATAAACATAATTGAATTAATTCTCTATACCTTGTTCAAATTTAATGGGATTCAAATCAACACCAATAATCCTGGAAGCCCCAGAAACCCTTGCACCTTCAGCAGCCTAAAATATTGTAATAACAAAAGTGAGAAAGGGAAAATCCCAGTCACAGAACAGAGAGAAGCAAAACAACTAAAGTAGAAACAAAGAATAACTTACAGCAAGACCAACAGCACCTAATCCAAAAATGGCAACCGTGCAACCCTTTGGAGGTTTTGCAACATTTACAGTGGCACCAAAAccttcattaaaaataaaaaaattcatcaacAAAAAGTTAggaattttccaataaatgaaagaaaaatcttcaAAAACCTGTGCAAAATCCGCAGCTAACGATGCAGACTATATCAAGTGGGGCAGCAGGGTTGATCTTGACAACACATCCAACGTGGACAACAGTGTATTCACTAAACGTAGATGTCCCAACAAAATGGTAAATGGGCTGTCCATTTTTGGAGAACCTTGTTTTGCCATCACTGAGCATCACCCCTCTGTCTGTGTTGATTCTTAGGAGATCACACATGTTGCTCTCCTTCGACTTGCAGTGGCGGCACTCCTTGCACTCCCCTGTGAACACAGGCAGGACATGATCACCCGGTTTAAGATCGGTTACACCCTCACCGACGCTCTCTACGACACTGCATCAAACAGAAAGCATACATGTAGAAGATAGTAGTCAGTTAGTATCATATGTAACTTGATTTTATCATCCTGATTTTGTTAATTTGGAATTCTGtctaaagataataaaatacccTGCAGCCTCGTGACCAAGTATGCGAGGAAACAAGGGTGTATGTCCCTGAAATATAAAACCGTTTTCAAACTTTAGCGTAGTTTTCCATGCTCATTAAAACCATCTTAAATTAAGCATGTTCATCTCTGGTAACTGAAATacagaaattttttattagctAGCAAAAGCAAATTAAGCCAAACAAATAATAGATTtgtgataaatataaaaacatatctCAGGTTTCTAATAATATCACCCATAATTTCTAGATAAATCCAATTTACTTTTATACCTaacttaaattaaattaattttatttttttctacgcaataataaatttgaaatcttaaaagattttccaatatttttttattagttttatttaaattgtgtaaaaaaaaattttcactttttttaattaaaaaatgaaaactttaattttacaagctttttaagtaaaaatatatttgaaaaatatatttaattgaatatatttgaaaaattataatacatttaaaatatatttggcaaCTTATACCttggttaataaaaaaaaaaaaacttatcttattaaatcaccatttttttttcaaactaagaaattattacttaatttaaataaaattaattaaacatatattaacaaaactttaaagttttcaaattaattattaaataaataaataaaaagaattttaacagtaatttaacttaaataaagatataatgttaatttaaaatcttttaaaacgtgtagatgatattattaaaaacgtgaaaattatttttgtatccattcaaaatcttaaaaggcgtaaaaaaatatatatatatataaatacatatatatttccttcTAAACTAATTATAAAACGTGGAcgatttatataaaattgtttcGAAGTACCTTTGCTTCCCAGTAAAAAACATCAGTATGGCAAAGGGCATTGAAGAGGATCTTCATGCGGACTTCATTAGCCTGTGGTGGTGCTACTTCTACTTCCTCGATTACCAGTGGCTTCCCAGCTTCCCAAGCCACCGCAGCTACAATTACAAAAATTAGCAAagttataaaacaataataataataataataaagaaagaaagaaagaaaccaaTTATGGGTAACAAGGAAGATGAATGAAACAAAGTGATGAACTTAAGTATGTGTAGCAACATAGCATAACAATGGTGGATTGCTCACCTTTGCACTTGATGACCTTCCCAGCTGTGCTATGAGACatggttgatgatgatgatggatgaTAGTAATATTTTGTATGAGATAGATCGATGGGTTGAATATGGATATTAGGCTTGTGAGCTGCACTATTTATAGGGTGAGTGAGTTAGTGAGACTGAGAAAACAGAACCCCTACCCATCAATCACATTGTTCAAGTAAATTACAGAACCCCACCAGCAATATATAAAATCTTATCTCATTCAAAACACAGtttgatatttcttttctttactttagtttttttgtttctttgctgATGTTTGTAAACGATGTTGATTATCTCACTGATGGACAGGATCGTTATCCGAAATGAATCATGCcagattttaattttcttaaaaaaaaattaccaaaaattgaTAATAGCAATAGGTGTCAAAGAACCAAGTTAGATAACAGCAATCGGTACCAAAAATTGATTGATAGGTTGAATGTGGATATGAAGCTAGAGAGCTACACTATTCAGAACACACCAACCAACCAAATTGTTTGAGAAAATAACGGATGGATATCTCTCCCTGTTTTCCCATCTGCCCGGTCATAAAATCTTTATGTCATTcaataaaaaagttattttccttttcttactttggtttatttattatttattattttcttattttggtaGTTGTTGTTTCtatatcttttttaaatatcatgGAATGGTAAAATGTCACTGCCTTACTCTAAAGAGTAAATTCACTTCTTTTACAGAAATGGATGAGGTTTATGTGGGACCCACATTCCACCGATTATTAAAAAAGAGAGTTGTGtattcacacaaaaaaaaaaaaaaaggagttgtACAGTACCCCAACTACAAAATATGCTTGGTGATAggatatttatgaaaaaagaaCCATGTTAGATTCAATTTTTCTCTTCAGATAGATAAATGATATTTCATCAAGAAAAAAAGTTAGATAAATGATATGATGCCACATGTcttgaacaaatttgaaaaaatgcaACTTTTTACTTGTCTAAAAATGAGGCATAGTCATCATTAATAATTTGAATAGTTGTCGGAAATAATTGATATACTTGATAGTTTCTTCTATATTTATGACTTAAGCTTTAAAGGACACTCATTTCCTTCTACAGTTGATTAAAAactacttttttaataaaaaaagtataaaaacaataatatttatccttgtatatttttggaaatttatccatgtgtataaaaattattttgtatttatttagacaatatttatattaatccATAGCATTAAATAAGTCACAAATATAGaagaaattatcaaatatcaactatattcttttatatatatatatatataatatatatatatagatttatatcAACTATATCAGTTATTTCCTAAAACTATTAATGTCTGAAATTAgataagtaaaaaaattcaatgtttcaaattttgtttagaacaTGTGGCGTCATATTATTATGTATCGTGATATCCTCTATAGAATGGAGGATCCTTGGCTTCAGCAGTCGATGCCAACTTACCAAGTggaatattctaaaatttttgcTTAATGGTTTTTTCTAATTACTTTCAGTAGGAAACAGAATCACAAACTTCAAGTTTAAATTTGTATATAGTAATAAATGAAAGCAAAATAAGATGTTGGACATGAATTATATGGTATAGAATAATTAGAATGGATTCTCTGGACTTAAATTCAAACCAGTTGAATAGAATAAATAATTGGAAAAGATATAAACTcaaagctcctttttttttttttttttttgggtaaatataaaCTCAAAGCTCCTTGTCAAATCACTTTAcagaaactaaaataaataaataaaaattaattaaatcaacaGATTCAACACTGTCTTTTATTTTGCCAACtggtatttttatatataaaaaattatatggtgTGTATCAAATTAAaacgatatttttttaaaaaaatattaatttattatgtgtgtatatatatatatatagtatacataataaaagttaaaaagcattaattttgatataattcacaatgtaaaatta includes the following:
- the LOC107421625 gene encoding alcohol dehydrogenase 1, translating into MSHSTAGKVIKCKAAVAWEAGKPLVIEEVEVAPPQANEVRMKILFNALCHTDVFYWEAKGHTPLFPRILGHEAAGVVESVGEGVTDLKPGDHVLPVFTGECKECRHCKSKESNMCDLLRINTDRGVMLSDGKTRFSKNGQPIYHFVGTSTFSEYTVVHVGCVVKINPAAPLDIVCIVSCGFCTGFGATVNVAKPPKGCTVAIFGLGAVGLAAAEGARVSGASRIIGVDLNPIKFEQAKKFGVTEFLNPKDYDKPIQEVIAEMTDGGVDRAVECTGSVQAMISAFECVHDGWGVAVLVGVPTNDAVFKTHPLKFLTERTLKGTFYGNFKPRSDIPHVVERYMNKELELEKFITHSVSFSDINKSFELMAQGKSIRCLIRMED